Part of the Terriglobales bacterium genome is shown below.
TACGTGGCGCGAACTCCAGTCCTCAGGAAATCCGAGGTGATGCGCGTGCTCCGCGGACTCATCGTCGACCCTGACATGCCCCGGGCCTGGCTGCCCCATGGCGGTAGATCCCAGCAATATAAGCAAGCTGAGCAGGCCGATACTTCCCCTAATTAGCTTCATTGCCTGTAACCTCACCGAACTTCTGACTCATGAACACAGCCTCCCAATTTTGGGACCGCTTTGGCGCGGAGCCCAATTTATGGACATCGGCGCAGCCGTGCTATGAAGTCTTGCGATTGAAATGACAGTGCTTTTGGGTGGCATTAATTTTCCCGCAGGCCAAGGCCGTCGTTTCAAACACGCGCTCGAAGCGGAATTCCGGCTTGTGATAAGGCTTTCGAGCTGGCTTAGGATCCCCGGCGGGCTCTTGATCGTCGCCTCTCTCGGCGTCACTCATGCAGCACTCGCACCCTCCCGAGACATTCTAAGGCTGCTTTTTCACGCTAGGACCCTCAGTGCTGGAAAGCATATGTACTAAGGGTGTACGCCAGGCTCAGAAAGACCGTATCAGGGGAGTTATTCCAAGCTCACTTTGAGCCTCACATACTATTCGAGATTGGCCGGCAAATCGATCCGTCCGCAACGCCCAAAAGATGTGTGCCAGTGCGCAATCTTCCGCCGCAACAAAAACCGAGCTGATCCGGCAGGCTCTTGTGGCGGGTAGGGTGATTCAGCTCCGGCTCAGCGGCACCAGCATGATGCCCACGCTCTGGCCCGGCGACCTGGTTTGGGTAAAGCCCGTCAAAGTGGAGAAACTTGCTCCTGGCGATGTGATTCTCTTTTTGCGCGAGAATCGCATTATGGCTCATCGCATCGTAGGAATGGATGCGCCTGCCGGTGAGCTTGTGATCCGTACGCGAGGCGATACTCTCCCAGCGGGCGATCTGCCGGTGCGTGGCTCAGAGGTTTTGGGGCTGGTAACTGCAGCTCAACGCTTTGGAACTGGATGGGCGATCTCTCGTACTCCGCGACTCGCTTCTCGGATTCTTTCACGGATTGTGCGGCGCTCGGACCGCTTTCGCCACCTGCTTTTCACCCTGAACCTTAAGCTCTCTCACAATACCCGTGCCCGGAGGGCCTGGTGAGTGCCGTTCTGGCATCCGTGTCTGCCGCAGCTGACGCGATCGCAATCAACATCGGCGGCATCGTCGGTACCGTACACACGGAGAGTCCTTTCTTTCGGCAGATGCTGCTACGCCACTATCACGATTTCATTTCTCTTCCTGCAAAACCTAGCTTCGAATTGGAGGTGGAGTTGCTGGAGTTTCCCGATAACAGCGACTTGGATGCTGATCTGGAGGTTCGCTTCACGGGCGGGTGCTGGCATCTGCGCCGGGGAGACTTCAGCGTCGTCTGGGATCCGACGTCAGGCAGGGGGAAGGTTCGCCAGACGGCGAATCCTTATTCCATCGACACTGTGTTGCGCATTTTGCATAGCTTGCTGCTTGTGGGTCAGCGTGGATTTCTCCTCCATGCTGCCAGCGCCATTCGCGGCGGGCGCGCTTACGTTTTCACCGGGCTTTCCGGCGCCGGCAAGACGACAATTTCACGACTGGCCCCGCCTCATGTCACGCTGCTCAGCGATGAAGTTTCATATTTGCGTCCACTGGAAGGCGCCTTCCGGGCCTTTGGCACGCCTTTCTCCGGCGAGCTTCGCCAGGCTGGAAAGAATTGTGCCGCACCCGTGGCGGCCATCTATCTTCTGGATAAAGGACCCCAGAATTGTGTCAGTCCGGTAACTCCTGCTGAAGCGCTGCATGCCCTGATGCGCAACATTCTCTTCTTTGCAGATTCGGCGAATCTCGCGGGCTCGGTTTTTCAAATTGCGTGCGATTTTGTGATGCAGGTTCCGGTCAAGCGGCTCACGTTTGTCCCCGATGAACATGTCTGGGAAATGATTGGCTGAGGCCAGAGTTCATGGAGAACAGGCAAATCAAGTATGTGGCGCGCAGCACGGCGATTGCTGCGCGCATGCTGGACGGCGAAATGATGATCATGTCTCCCGTAGACTCCACCTTCTTTAGCCTGAACGAAGTTGCATCTGCGATTTGGCAGGCCGCCGATGGACAGACTCTACTCGCTGATATCGTGGACAGCAGAATCTGTTCAGCTTTCGGGATCGATCGCGAAACTGCCCTGCGCGATGCCGAAGAGTTTGTGGAGCAGCTCGCGAAGCATGGAATTCTGCGGATCTGCACCACTCCGGTCGCGAATACACCCCCATCGGGGGTATTCCATCGATGAGTCTGCTGGAGGAAATCAACCAGCGGGCGATTGATCTTCGCGTGCCGCTCTCCGTCCAGCTTGATGTCACCTACCGCTGCAACGAGCGTTGCATACACTGCTATCTCGATCACCATGACCGCGGCGAAATGACCACGGACGAGATCATCGGAGTGCTGGACCAACTCGCCGACGCCGGGACTTTCTTTCTAACTTTCAGTGGCGGCGAAGTTTTTTTGCGCCGCGACTTTCTGAAGCTGGTAGAGCATGCCCGTCAGCTGCTTTTCAATGTCAAGATCAAAACCAATGCAGTCCTCATCCGCGAAGCGCAAGCGGAGCAAATCCGGGAGCTGGGAGTGGATCGGGTACAGATCAGCGTCTATTCTCATCGCCCCGAAGTTCACGATGCCATAACCCACCTGCCCGGATCTCTAGAGCGCACTCTAAGAGGAGTACGCTTGCTGACGGCCCATGGAGTCCGCGTCTCAATCGCCAACGTGCTCATGAATCGGAATATAGGCGATCAGGCCGGGGTCCAGGAGCTGGCGCGTGAACTCGGCGTCCACTACACAGTTGACCCGACCATTACTCCGCATATGGATGGCGACCGCACCATCCTGAGTCTGCGCATTCCCAGCACGGATCTCGAGCGCATCCTGCATGACGAAACCCTGGTGGGCGACGTCCAGGAATTCTGTGCACCGCCTGCGCCGGTTGGAGCGGACATCCTGGACGGTTATCCTTGCAGCGCCGGCCACACATTCGCTTACATCTCGCCGTATGCTGAGGTCTTTCCCTGCGTGCAGTTCCCGCTCCCCTGCGGCAACCTTCGTCAGCAAAGATTCGCCGACATTTGGAAGGCCTCCCAGGCATTGAACCAGGTGCGATCCATTCGCGCACGCGATCTCGAGGTCTGCTCCGAATGCTCCCACGTTGGAACCTGCACTCGCTGTCCGGGATTGGCCTACATGGAAGGCAATATGCGCGGACCGTCATCGGCGGACTGTGAAAAATCCTGGCTGAGAACTGGCATTCGTTCCGCCAACATGATTCGCAAGACTGAATTCAGGCCCTCCGAGTTGGTTCAGATCCGATGCGCCTCGCCGCAGGAATCGTCCTTGGCCTCGTGAGAAGCCTTGCCAGTTTGGACTGGCTTTTCCCCAAGACTGCGCGTATACATTACGGCCTCCAGGAAAATCGGTAATCCTGACTATCTTTCCGAAGGGAGAGGATTATGCACAGGAAATTGGGAAGAGAGTTCGCAGTAGTGTGCCTGCTCGCGATGGCTGCCCTGTGGGCACTACCCGCATGCGCGCAGACCTCAGAAGTCAAAGAAAAACCGCCGATGTACTCCTATGTGGGGAATTGGAAGATTCCCCGCGCGCAGTGGGCCGACATGGAAAAGAACAACGCCGCTGATCAGAAAATCCTCGACGCGGCGCTCGCCAAAGGCACCATCGTGGCCTACGGTAACGATGTGACTCTGGTTCACCAACCGGAAGGTGAAACTCACGACGATTGGTGGTCGGCCATGTCCATGGCGGCCATACTCAATGTGCTGGAGCAGTTTTACCAGTCCGGTGGCGCCACTACTCCGGTCCTGGGCAGTGCTACAAAACATTGGGACAGCCTTTACGTCAGCCGGTATTACAACTGGCATGCCGGATCATTCAAGAACGCCTACACTCACGTTGGCACCTATAAATTGAAAGCCGACGCGCCCGACGACGCAGTAGACACCCTTAGCAAGAGCGCGATTGTGCCGCTACTGGAAAAACTGCTCGCCGACGGCACGCTCCATGAGTACGAAATCGATACCGAAGCCATCCACACCGAAGCGCCCGGCACGTTCGTGATTGTGTACATCGCAGCGAACGCGGAGGGACTGGATAAGGTCAATGCGGCGCTGCAAAATACGCTGAAAGCCAACCCGCTGACGGGTCCGGCATTTGGTTCCATGGTGGACTTCAGCGCGCACCGCGATTCCCTGCTTCGCACCAACGCTACTTACAAATAGTCACATTGACTTCCTGATCTGCGAGCGAGCGCCTGCTGGCGCCGCTCGTGGGCCAGGTTGCGCCCTGGCTGACCGCTGATTACTGAGTCCTGATTGCTTGCTCACTAACGCCGCTTCCCCTCCGTAATCTCGGTCTCCCGCGTTATGCCTTTCCCTTCGCGCCCGAGTGCGTCAGAATGAATACTGCACTCCCAAATTGCGGGCGCGCGCACATCGGGCCAAGAGGCGACTCTACCTATGAGAAGTTTAATTTTGAGAAGTTCAGGCGTTGCCGTTTCTTTCACCGTCTTCTTCTTGGTTTTGCTGTTCTCGCTGAATGCTGCCTCAGCCCAGAACGCGTCAACACAGAATCCATCCGCCTCTAAGGACTCTTCAACCCCGGGCTCCCAAATCAAGGATCGGACGCAATCGCCCCCTGTGCCGAATAGCCTGCCGCAATCCAAGCCTCCGGCCACCGCCGAAGCCGAAAAGAAGCCGGATTTCTCTCAGGAGCCCTTCGTCATACAGGATCTGAAAAACCAGGTCTGGTTCGAGAGAAATGGTACCGGCCGGCGGGTGATGACCGCCGTCATTCTGGTCAATACCGAGCTGGGCGTGCGCCAACTCGGGCAATTGGTCTTCGGCTATAGCTCGGGCAATGAGAAGTTGGACGTCGATTACGTCCGCATACGCAAACCCGATGGCAGCGTCATCACCGCCGGCGCAGATGCCGTGCAGGACCTGGCGTCCGCCGTGGTGCATACGGCGCCCATGTATACCGACTTCCGCCAGAAGCACATTACTGTTCCGGGGCTGCGCCCTGGTGATCAGCTGGAATACAGCATCACCACGACCATCGAAACCGCCCTGGCTCCCAATCAGTTCTGGTTCGAGTACGACTTCGACCGCGAAGTCATTGTGCTCAATGAAAAGCTGGAGATCACGGTTCCCAAAGACAAACCTATCAAGCTCAAGACCGAGCCCGGCCGCGATCCCGAGGTTCACGAATCCGGCGACTACCGCATTTATACCTGGGCCAATGCCAATCTGAAGCACAGGACACCGGAGGAAATCCGCGAAGACCGCCGCAAGCGGCGCCGCCACTTCCAGGAAGAGCAGCCTAGCGTGCAGCTCACCACTTTCCGCAGCTGGCAGGAGGTGGGCGCCTGGTACGCGCCTTTGCAGCGGGAGCGCATCCAGGCCACTCCTGTGCTTCGCGAAAAGACCGCCGAGCTGATCAAAGATAAGAAGACCGACCTGGAAAAGATCAAAGCGATCTATGACTTCGTGGCACCGGAATATCGCTACGTGAGCCTTTCGTTTGGACTCGGCCGCTACCAGCCGCATGCCGCTGCCGACATCTTCACCAACCGCTACGGCGACTGCAAAGATAAGCACACGCTGCTGGAAGCGATGCTAGCCATCGCCGGCATTCATGCCGATCCCGTGCTCATCAACTCGCGGCGCAGAATCGATCCCGACGTGCCTTCGCCGGGACAGTTCGACCACGTCATCACCCTGGTCACGCTGGGCAAACAGCGGGTCTGGCTCGACAGCACCACCGAAGTAGCGCCCTTCCAGTTGCTCAGCTTCGGCCTGCGCCACAAGCAGGCGCTCTGGGTGCCGGCCGACGGCAACGGCACTCTCATCGAGACGCCTTCCGATTCGCCCGTTCCCAATCAGCAGATCATCGATGTCGATGCGAAGATCGACGACATAGGCACGCTGATTGCCAACATGCACCTTACCTTGCGCGGCGACTCGGAGCTGATGTTCCGCTACGGCTTTCGCAGCCATCCGGAATCGGAGTGGAAAGACCTGGTGAAGTCCGCGGGCGGCATCAACGGCGAGATTTCGAACTTGAACGTCGACAACCCCACCAACACGCAAAAGCCGTTTGAGCTTCGTTACACCGCTACCGTGGCGAATTATCTTGATTGGTCGAGCAAGAACCCAACCTTTCCCGTGCCCCTACCCAAGCTGTCAGCTCCCGAAATCGAGGGCGACGAAGACGAGCAGCCTGAGCAGGTTGAACTCACAGGCGCTCCGATCGAGGCGGTGTACAGGTTGAAGCTGGAAGTGCCCGCACGTTACGCGGTCAGCATTCCTCTGCCTGCCCTGGTGTCGCGTGACTATGCCAGCTATGCCGTCACTTACAAGAACGAGAAGAACGTCATCACCGCAGAGCGAACTCTGCGCCTGCTGCGGCGTGAGATTCCGCGCCAGCGGCTCGATGACTATGCCGCTTTTCGCCGCGTCATCGAATCCGACCAGGGACAGCTGGTCTCCCTCGAGACCTCACTGGCCGGCGCATCGCAACTGCCTCAAGGCCTCAAGGCGGATGACCTGATTGCCGCCGGCGCAGCGGCGATGCGCAACCGGAATTTCCCCGCTGCCATCGAGTCCTACAAACGTGCCACCGAGCTCGAGCCCAAGAACAAGAATGCCTGGATCGGCTTGGGCACCGCCTATCTTTCCGAGCGCAAGACCGCCGACGCCATCGTCGCTTACCGAAAAGTTCTCGAGATGAATCCCTATGAGGCGCGAGTGAACAATGGGATTGCCGCCGCTTACGCAGCCGATCACCGCTGGGATGAGTCAGCGGCTGCCTTTCGCAAGGAGCTGGAGATCAATCCCCTGGATTCTGCAGCCCACACCGGACTGGCGCAGGTACTTCTCGAGCAGCGGAAATTTTCCGAGGCCCTGCCGGAACTCGAAAAAGCTGCATCCCTGGAGCCCCGCAATGCCGGAACTCTCACCCAACTGGGCCGCACTTACCTGGAAGTTGGTCAGCAGGAAAAAGGTCTGGAGGCGCTGAACAAGGCGGTCGAGATCGCACCCAATTCCAGCACTTTTAACAACGTTGCCTATGAACTGGCACGCCACAAGATCGAACTGGATCGCGCGCAACAATATGCCGAGTCTGCCGTCAGCGAGGTCGCAGCTCAGCTACGCAATGTGGATGTTTCCCGCCTCCGCCTGGAGGATTACTTCTATTCAGGCGCGATTGGTTCCTTCTGGGATACCCTGGGTTGGGTTCACTTCCAGCGCGGCAATCTGGAGCAGGCCGAAAAATACATCACTGCTGCCTGGTTGCTGACCGCGCACGGCGAGAGTGCCTATCACCTCGGCCGGATCTATGAAGCTGCCGGTCGCAAAGATGACGCCATCCGGCTTTACGCTTCCGCTCTGGCGGCAAAGAATTCTTATCCCGAAGCTCGCGAAGTCCTGACTGCCTTGCTCAAGAACCCTAAAAAAGTGGACGAGGCAATCCATAACGCCGCCCAGAATGGCCTGGGCATTCCCGCGCCCCGCTTTGACTCGACCGCCAACGGAAACGCGCAGGCCGACTTCGCCTTCGTTTTCGAGAACGGCCCCAAGATCGACGGCATCAAGTTTCTTTCTGGCGACGAAAAGCTGCGCAGCTTTGCTTCCAAGCTGGACAGCGGGAAATATCCGGTGGCGTTCCCCGACGGCACCCCCACCAAACTGGTCCGCCGGGGAACGCTCTCTTGCGGCGATAAAGGTTGCGTCGTGCAGTTGCTCGATCCCGAAGCGGTCACCTCCGCCGATTGATTTGCAACTGCCATCGCTTTCAGCCTGTCATCCTTAGCGAAGCCCCCGCCGTTCTTCTCGACCCCCGTCCCTTTTGGGGGTCGCGGCCGCTGAGGAAGGACCTTGCGGTTTCTTCATCACCCCACACACCCTTCGCTCCAGGACAATCGCCGCCTCTTCCCTCAAGCCGATTTCTTGGTCGCTGCTGCAGGAAACTCAATGATCTTTCCGGTTTCGGTTTCAGTTCTCCATTTCGGCGCCACTCTGTATCCCGCCGGAATGTAGAACTCAATTACTTTCGCCATGACTACTTCTTTCCAAAAACGTTTGCCGAGACGCTTGCGCCATAACCTTGCCAAGCGCCTCGGCTCTCTATTCATTATTGACCCAGCGCAGCAACAATAGTTTCGGTTCCTTTGGTGCTGGCGCGGAGCTTCTTCTCAGCCTGTGAGCGGCCGAGTTCGTAACCGGCATCGCGCGTCGAGACGGACTCCAGGAAGTACGTCTCCCCGTAGCGATTGAAGC
Proteins encoded:
- a CDS encoding signal peptidase I encodes the protein MAGRVIQLRLSGTSMMPTLWPGDLVWVKPVKVEKLAPGDVILFLRENRIMAHRIVGMDAPAGELVIRTRGDTLPAGDLPVRGSEVLGLVTAAQRFGTGWAISRTPRLASRILSRIVRRSDRFRHLLFTLNLKLSHNTRARRAW
- a CDS encoding DUF3857 domain-containing protein, coding for MPNSLPQSKPPATAEAEKKPDFSQEPFVIQDLKNQVWFERNGTGRRVMTAVILVNTELGVRQLGQLVFGYSSGNEKLDVDYVRIRKPDGSVITAGADAVQDLASAVVHTAPMYTDFRQKHITVPGLRPGDQLEYSITTTIETALAPNQFWFEYDFDREVIVLNEKLEITVPKDKPIKLKTEPGRDPEVHESGDYRIYTWANANLKHRTPEEIREDRRKRRRHFQEEQPSVQLTTFRSWQEVGAWYAPLQRERIQATPVLREKTAELIKDKKTDLEKIKAIYDFVAPEYRYVSLSFGLGRYQPHAAADIFTNRYGDCKDKHTLLEAMLAIAGIHADPVLINSRRRIDPDVPSPGQFDHVITLVTLGKQRVWLDSTTEVAPFQLLSFGLRHKQALWVPADGNGTLIETPSDSPVPNQQIIDVDAKIDDIGTLIANMHLTLRGDSELMFRYGFRSHPESEWKDLVKSAGGINGEISNLNVDNPTNTQKPFELRYTATVANYLDWSSKNPTFPVPLPKLSAPEIEGDEDEQPEQVELTGAPIEAVYRLKLEVPARYAVSIPLPALVSRDYASYAVTYKNEKNVITAERTLRLLRREIPRQRLDDYAAFRRVIESDQGQLVSLETSLAGASQLPQGLKADDLIAAGAAAMRNRNFPAAIESYKRATELEPKNKNAWIGLGTAYLSERKTADAIVAYRKVLEMNPYEARVNNGIAAAYAADHRWDESAAAFRKELEINPLDSAAHTGLAQVLLEQRKFSEALPELEKAASLEPRNAGTLTQLGRTYLEVGQQEKGLEALNKAVEIAPNSSTFNNVAYELARHKIELDRAQQYAESAVSEVAAQLRNVDVSRLRLEDYFYSGAIGSFWDTLGWVHFQRGNLEQAEKYITAAWLLTAHGESAYHLGRIYEAAGRKDDAIRLYASALAAKNSYPEAREVLTALLKNPKKVDEAIHNAAQNGLGIPAPRFDSTANGNAQADFAFVFENGPKIDGIKFLSGDEKLRSFASKLDSGKYPVAFPDGTPTKLVRRGTLSCGDKGCVVQLLDPEAVTSAD
- a CDS encoding PqqD family protein, which translates into the protein MENRQIKYVARSTAIAARMLDGEMMIMSPVDSTFFSLNEVASAIWQAADGQTLLADIVDSRICSAFGIDRETALRDAEEFVEQLAKHGILRICTTPVANTPPSGVFHR
- a CDS encoding radical SAM protein, translated to MSLLEEINQRAIDLRVPLSVQLDVTYRCNERCIHCYLDHHDRGEMTTDEIIGVLDQLADAGTFFLTFSGGEVFLRRDFLKLVEHARQLLFNVKIKTNAVLIREAQAEQIRELGVDRVQISVYSHRPEVHDAITHLPGSLERTLRGVRLLTAHGVRVSIANVLMNRNIGDQAGVQELARELGVHYTVDPTITPHMDGDRTILSLRIPSTDLERILHDETLVGDVQEFCAPPAPVGADILDGYPCSAGHTFAYISPYAEVFPCVQFPLPCGNLRQQRFADIWKASQALNQVRSIRARDLEVCSECSHVGTCTRCPGLAYMEGNMRGPSSADCEKSWLRTGIRSANMIRKTEFRPSELVQIRCASPQESSLAS